One segment of Corynebacterium caspium DSM 44850 DNA contains the following:
- a CDS encoding PaaI family thioesterase codes for MNEQFKAKSNLSKLLAVLAAAQNGPLSAAQLVELNDLLTGLEKLLGLRYTSLDATAPVLAAAELEITPQLLQPAGDLHGGVLAAITESLGSVAGIAAAGGFPVVGLSNNTSFLKRAKSRKIMAMASADHLGRRTQAWNIKFYDGSLSGDLVARGYLQTLVLNKPQPASTE; via the coding sequence ATGAATGAACAATTTAAAGCTAAGTCCAACTTAAGCAAATTATTAGCGGTGCTGGCAGCTGCTCAAAATGGTCCCTTATCCGCAGCTCAACTAGTAGAATTAAATGACTTGCTCACAGGTTTAGAAAAACTTCTCGGCCTGCGTTATACCTCCCTCGATGCTACTGCGCCGGTGCTAGCAGCGGCCGAACTAGAAATAACTCCCCAGCTTTTACAGCCTGCTGGTGATTTACACGGGGGAGTACTAGCTGCAATTACTGAATCCCTGGGATCAGTAGCTGGCATCGCTGCTGCCGGCGGATTCCCGGTGGTTGGGCTCAGTAATAACACCAGCTTTTTAAAAAGAGCTAAAAGTCGCAAAATTATGGCCATGGCTAGCGCCGATCACCTTGGACGGCGCACCCAAGCCTGGAATATAAAATTTTATGATGGCAGCCTCTCTGGTGATTTAGTCGCCAGGGGGTATTTACAAACCTTGGTACTAAACAAGCCACAGCCTGCTAGCACCGAGTAG
- a CDS encoding class I SAM-dependent DNA methyltransferase, with translation MAIWKEITQANPAHSENYAQRWRAIAASGKDIYGEARLADAMVERGSRILDAGCGTGRIGGYLAKCGHEVVGSDVDPVLIGYAAQDYPEAKWIVNDLGNEELSEGDFDLIISAGNVMGFIAPEDRAFCLANLARATRPGGRVVIGYGSGPGRAWSFDSFLEMAAAAGLKKELLLQSWDLEPFGPESTFLVAVFRV, from the coding sequence ATGGCAATCTGGAAAGAAATTACTCAAGCTAATCCTGCACACTCTGAAAACTATGCGCAACGTTGGCGCGCAATCGCGGCTTCTGGCAAAGATATTTATGGAGAAGCTCGCCTAGCTGATGCCATGGTTGAGCGAGGCAGTCGCATCCTAGATGCAGGTTGTGGAACCGGACGTATTGGCGGCTATTTGGCTAAATGCGGACATGAGGTCGTCGGAAGCGATGTTGATCCGGTGCTAATTGGTTATGCTGCGCAGGATTATCCGGAAGCAAAATGGATTGTTAATGATTTAGGAAATGAAGAACTTTCTGAAGGCGATTTTGACCTCATAATTTCTGCTGGAAATGTGATGGGATTTATTGCCCCTGAAGATCGTGCTTTTTGTCTCGCAAACCTGGCTCGAGCTACGCGCCCTGGAGGACGGGTCGTTATTGGTTATGGTTCCGGACCTGGGCGAGCCTGGAGTTTCGATAGCTTCCTGGAAATGGCTGCAGCTGCGGGCCTAAAAAAAGAATTATTGCTGCAATCATGGGATTTAGAACCATTTGGCCCCGAATCCACTTTTTTGGTAGCAGTATTCCGGGTTTAA
- a CDS encoding DEAD/DEAH box helicase yields the protein MTSFAELGLPVPVVQELQRQGITEPFPIQASAIPDALKGHDLLGRGPTGSGKTFTFGLPMITRLAGKPSKPARPRGLILVPTRELAAQVSERLSAPANAMGLRVMAIVGGVPIKRHLTALARPVDILVATPGRAQDLINQGKLSFKEVEITTLDEADQMADMGFLPQVTKLLNHTPREGQRLLFSATLDGEVDKLVKKFLRNPITHSTAPTTATVNTMTHYRLQVPTRDARNEVITAIAARQGRTIMFMRTKHAVDRQVRRLRQAGINAAGIHGDKGQGSRTAALAAFSDGSVPVLVATDIAARGIDIGDVSLVVHIDPPAEHKAYVHRAGRTARAGQSGKVVTMVMPEQEKDLEKLLIKAGVKAAKISVHPGSKELAQITGARIPDGPPLAPFGATTSATSPKRIAAPKNGGRGNPARAEAGSKRGRRGAPRTRTGNGGQSPRGQRSRRG from the coding sequence GTGACTTCTTTTGCTGAGCTCGGTTTACCTGTTCCTGTAGTTCAAGAACTACAGCGTCAAGGTATAACCGAGCCTTTTCCTATTCAAGCCAGTGCCATCCCCGATGCCCTCAAAGGACACGATCTTTTAGGGCGCGGACCAACCGGTTCTGGCAAAACTTTCACTTTTGGCTTGCCCATGATTACCAGGCTCGCTGGAAAACCTTCAAAGCCTGCTCGACCCCGCGGACTAATCCTAGTTCCCACCCGTGAACTAGCTGCCCAGGTCAGTGAACGCCTATCTGCACCTGCTAATGCTATGGGTTTGCGGGTTATGGCAATAGTAGGTGGGGTTCCAATTAAACGGCACCTCACCGCTTTAGCCCGCCCGGTAGATATTTTGGTAGCCACCCCTGGGCGTGCCCAAGATCTAATCAATCAAGGCAAACTCTCCTTCAAAGAAGTGGAAATCACCACTTTGGATGAAGCAGATCAAATGGCTGATATGGGGTTTTTGCCCCAAGTAACCAAACTGCTTAACCACACTCCCCGAGAAGGCCAAAGGCTGCTATTCTCTGCCACTCTTGATGGCGAAGTAGATAAGCTTGTCAAAAAATTCTTGCGGAACCCCATAACGCACTCCACTGCACCTACCACGGCCACGGTCAACACTATGACCCACTATCGCCTGCAGGTGCCCACCAGAGACGCCCGTAATGAAGTAATCACAGCCATTGCGGCACGCCAGGGTCGCACAATCATGTTTATGCGCACCAAGCATGCAGTGGATCGGCAAGTTCGCCGCTTACGTCAAGCTGGCATCAACGCAGCTGGCATCCATGGTGATAAAGGCCAAGGTTCGCGCACAGCAGCTTTAGCAGCTTTTTCCGATGGCAGCGTTCCCGTACTAGTAGCTACTGATATTGCCGCCCGCGGAATAGATATCGGAGACGTATCCTTAGTAGTCCATATTGATCCGCCAGCCGAGCATAAAGCTTATGTACACCGCGCCGGACGTACCGCACGCGCTGGGCAAAGCGGCAAGGTAGTGACCATGGTCATGCCTGAGCAAGAAAAAGATCTGGAAAAACTCCTGATTAAAGCAGGGGTTAAAGCCGCTAAAATAAGCGTGCATCCTGGTTCCAAAGAATTAGCTCAGATAACTGGAGCTCGCATTCCTGATGGTCCTCCTCTAGCGCCTTTTGGAGCTACTACATCAGCTACGTCGCCAAAGCGGATAGCTGCGCCCAAAAATGGCGGCCGTGGAAATCCTGCGCGCGCTGAAGCAGGTTCTAAACGTGGCCGTCGTGGTGCGCCGCGCACTCGAACTGGAAATGGCGGCCAATCGCCGCGTGGACAACGGTCACGTAGAGGTTAA
- the gndA gene encoding NADP-dependent phosphogluconate dehydrogenase has translation MSNSQKKAQVGVIGLAVMGSNLARNFAHHGHTVAVFNRTTSKTEAFIQEHGTEGEFIPATTMADFVAALERPRRAIIMVQAGAGTDAVISQLADLMEPGDIIVDGGNALYTDTIRREKEISARGLHFVGAGISGGEEGALNGPSIMPGGTVESYESLGPLLESIAAVVDGTPCCTHIGPDGAGHFVKMVHNGIEYADMQVIGEAYHLLRYAAGLEPQEISEIFREWNQGDLDSYLIGITAEVLAQVDAKTGKPLIDVIVDAAGQKGTGRWTVKDALDLGIPTTGIGEAVFARALSGARTQRAAAKGNLPAGELNNLEKLNISRADFVEDVRRALYASKLVAYAQGFDEIIAGSKKYEWNVDPRDLATIWRGGCIIRAHFLNRIVEAYNDNPEVESLLLAPYFTKEMGDSIDSWRRVVVAATQLGLPIPVFASSLSYYDSLRAARLPAALIQGQRDFFGAHTYERIDLPGHFHTLWSGDRTEVEA, from the coding sequence ATGAGCAATTCGCAAAAGAAAGCCCAGGTAGGCGTTATTGGCTTAGCCGTAATGGGTTCCAACCTGGCCCGTAATTTCGCACATCATGGACATACTGTCGCAGTATTTAACCGTACGACCTCCAAAACCGAGGCTTTTATCCAAGAGCACGGCACTGAAGGCGAGTTCATTCCAGCCACTACTATGGCTGATTTTGTCGCCGCCTTGGAGCGTCCGCGCCGGGCCATAATCATGGTGCAGGCCGGTGCCGGTACTGATGCAGTTATTTCCCAACTAGCTGATCTTATGGAACCAGGCGATATTATCGTCGATGGCGGCAACGCCTTGTATACCGATACCATTAGGCGCGAAAAAGAAATCTCTGCTCGGGGCCTGCACTTTGTAGGTGCTGGGATTTCCGGTGGCGAAGAGGGTGCGCTAAACGGGCCTTCTATTATGCCTGGTGGCACTGTCGAATCTTATGAATCACTTGGCCCGCTGCTTGAATCCATCGCCGCAGTAGTAGATGGCACTCCCTGCTGCACCCATATTGGCCCCGATGGTGCTGGCCACTTTGTAAAGATGGTGCATAATGGCATCGAATACGCCGATATGCAGGTAATTGGCGAGGCTTATCATTTGCTGCGGTATGCCGCTGGTTTAGAGCCCCAAGAGATTTCTGAGATTTTCCGCGAATGGAATCAAGGAGATCTCGATTCTTATCTAATTGGCATCACCGCTGAGGTCCTTGCCCAGGTGGATGCGAAAACTGGAAAGCCGCTAATTGATGTAATCGTGGATGCAGCTGGCCAGAAAGGCACCGGTCGCTGGACTGTTAAAGATGCTTTAGACCTCGGTATTCCTACCACCGGCATTGGCGAAGCAGTATTTGCCCGTGCACTATCAGGAGCTCGTACGCAACGCGCAGCAGCTAAGGGAAATCTTCCTGCTGGAGAATTAAATAATCTAGAGAAGCTCAATATTTCTCGCGCGGATTTCGTTGAAGATGTGCGTAGAGCCCTATACGCTTCCAAGCTAGTGGCATATGCCCAAGGCTTCGATGAAATTATTGCCGGCTCAAAGAAATACGAATGGAATGTTGACCCGCGCGATCTCGCCACTATCTGGCGCGGTGGCTGCATTATTCGAGCTCACTTCCTAAATCGTATTGTGGAAGCATATAACGATAATCCTGAGGTTGAATCACTCCTCCTAGCTCCTTATTTCACCAAGGAAATGGGAGATTCTATTGATTCTTGGCGCCGCGTAGTAGTTGCAGCTACTCAGCTAGGGCTACCAATCCCGGTATTTGCGTCTTCGCTTTCCTACTACGATTCTCTACGCGCCGCGCGTCTGCCTGCTGCATTGATTCAAGGACAACGCGATTTCTTTGGTGCGCACACCTATGAACGTATAGACCTACCAGGGCATTTCCATACTTTATGGTCGGGTGACCGCACAGAGGTTGAAGCCTAA